One stretch of Emys orbicularis isolate rEmyOrb1 chromosome 5, rEmyOrb1.hap1, whole genome shotgun sequence DNA includes these proteins:
- the LOC135879088 gene encoding serine-rich adhesin for platelets-like has product MEASLTCAVCLGLFEDPVTLPLCSHNFCKGCVLECLASGEPGPLRSPRVGQDQRFSCPLCRKLCPLPRGGYSALPVNTTLAEVVKLYRAGGGQAGPGRGEAGALSPPPAFGAACEKHPARLVQLYCRMCRQAGCGQCVSEAHQGIFHAVNLLDTVYQEEKLTFFSSLKKLRAINENLVKELSSHPKDNEMILNKEAEIIMLEFEEIFKTLEMRKKELLEDIESQRSKKEKEYQIWKKMKETHKKTIESFLKDCEKLVDECDPECFLEVACGLNKRMKTQLDLMHIASSYEKAPESTQKQMDIKSVVNEILALQLTSVDSCIVKELSSGGNEGSTGKYAYTNSAKQWKDQKNIHNTYYPVVGHEETLTDGSKICTRLMSISEMSTFQNMSHEEVRYNYYMGHRTSDQLKMQTSPANTKHTFVITDSSKDTFSAVPLLSSPPKVKDAQRIRTQKLQKGSFSNTSFSSSSSYRFSFPPVNWNFSELNSDLKLFNGTRSPEVSKLTSPSENFNGLVIKNKVKMAQSSPVPISAKTLASPSTSTGLPESATKPVPVLKPTFLGAPTQSLSAPHFIPNSGNNSTLPSLNKAAATFFFKKEKNNSVFPTFYVGRCDTQDEMGNQHGNCTKFNSSALTEAKASAASTSPKLESSESGKPVFSFTFSNSERDCFTVSKLSNSLKISPFSSLSEKPAEQSTIFQTGKENVSVSKDVEYNWLKSPTVVPQEQSASTPDSTATIACTTSSSDTGKKDVSKTQPLPCNNTFSFSSNNCILECKSSPVISFEGTVKSTSNSLSSSSMLFLSNNNKSESEKMKIESIDKAHLVVEKSTPPICTVAISELTSPKRSNSFFSFDLSMNTETEDTLAQQNSLCGPAVVSSLFSTGLPSKESNVFSTHPSVASTKPHIDVKVEDNVNIAKTYKSHQDLEEISRKEDELDTLQLQNATCLTPVTCGDTFLGGSAHAVDKERETLNHSDSDIEELSQTSMSSDWSSASEYFLVAEDKITAIEKPGTCTVENETEENSLQGQEIKSTSIQNSWSEM; this is encoded by the exons ATGGAGGCCAGCCTGACCTGCGCCGTCTGCCTCGGCCTCTTTGAGGATCCGGtcacgctgccgctctgctccCACAACTTCTGCAAGGGCTGCGTGCTGGAGTGCCTGGCCTCCGGGGAGCCCGGCCCGCTCCGCTCGCCCCGCGTGGGCCAGGACCAGCGCTTCTCCTGCCCGctctgcaggaagctctgcccgCTGCCGCGCGGCGGCTACTCGGCGCTGCCCGTCAACACCACGCTGGCGGAGGTGGTGAAGTTGTACAGGGCCGGCGGGGGCCAGGCGGGGCCTGGGCGCGGCGAGGCGGGGGCGCTGAGCCCCCCGCCGGCGTTCGGAGCAGCCTGCGAGAAGCACCCGGCCCGGCTGGTGCAGCTGTATTGCCGGATGTGCCGCCAGGCGGGCTGCGGCCAATGCGTGTCTGAGGCGCACCAGGGCATCTTCCACGCCGTCAACCTCCTCGACACCGTGTACCAGGAGGAGAAA TTAACCTTCTTTAGCAGCCTGAAGAAACTGAGAGCAATAAATGAGAACTTGGTGAAGGAACTATCAAGTCATCCAAAAGATAATGAG atg ATCTTGAACAAAGAAGCAGAGATAATTATGTTGGAATTTGAAGAAATTTTCAAAACTCTGGAAATGAGAAAAAAGGAATTGCTAGAAGATATTGAAAGTCAGAGAagtaagaaagagaaagaatatcAAATTTGGAAGAAAATGAAGGAAACTCACAAGAAAACCATTGAGAGTTTCCTGAAGGATTGTGAAAAGCTTGTTGATGAATGTGATCCTGAGTGTTTCCTGGAG gTGGCATGTGGCTTGAATAAAAG AATGAAGACTCAGCTTGACCTGATGCACATAGCATCTAGCTATGAAAAAGCACCAGAGTCTACCCAAAAGCAAATGGATATCAAATCTGTGGTTAATGAAATCTTGGCCTTACAGCTGACTTCAGTTGATTCATGCATTGTTAAAG AACTTTCTTCTGGAGGAAATGAAGGTTCAACTGGAAAGTATGCATATACAAATAGTGCAAAACAATGGAAAGATCAGAAAAACATACACAACACATATTAT CCTGTAGTGGGACATGAGGAAACTTTGACTGACGGTAGTAAAATCTGTACTCGCTTAATGTCAATATCAGAAATGTCAACATTTCAAAACATGAGTCATGAG GAGGTACGTTATAATTATTATATGGGTCATCGGACATCAGATCAATTGAAGATGCAGACTTCACCTGCAAATACGAAGCATACATTTGTGATAACTGATTCTTCAAAGGATACGTTCTCAGCAGTTCCCCTTCTGTCCTCACCTCCCAAAGTGAAAGATGCACAGAGAATAAGAACACAAAAATTACAAAAAGGAAGTTTTAGTAACACTAGTTTTTCCAGTTCCAGTAGTTACAGATTCAGCTTTCCACCTGTGAACTGGAATTTCTCTGAATTGAACAGTGACTTGAAGTTATTTAATGGAACAAGATCTCCGGAAGTAAGCAAACTAACCTCCCCATCAGAAAATTTCAATGGCTTGGtaataaaaaacaaagtaaaaatggCTCAATCATCACCGGTTCCCATTTCTGCAAAAACACTAGCAAGTCCTAGCACTTCAACTGGCTTACCAGAATCCGCAACAAAACCTGTTCCTGTTTTAAAACCCACCTTTTTAGGTGCTCCCACACAGAGCCTTTCTGCTCCACATTTTATCCCCAATTCGGGTAATAACTCAACATTACCCAGTTTAAATAAGGCTGCAGctacatttttcttcaaaaaagaGAAGAATAATTCGGTTTTCCCCACTTTTTACGTGGGAAGGTGTGATACTCAAGATGAAATGGGCAATCAACATGGAAATTGTACAAAGTTTAACTCTTCAGCTTTAACTGAGGCTAAAGCTTCTGCTGCCTCTACAAGTCCTAAACTAGAGTCATCAGAAAGTGGAAAGCCAGTTTTTTCATTTACCTTTAGCAATTCGGAAAGAGATTGTTTTACAGTATCCAAACTCAGCAATTCATTGAAGATTTCACCATTTTCTAGCCTATCTGAGAAGCCAGCTGAACAAAGTACAATATTTCAAACCGGAAAAGAGAACGTTTCTGTAAGCAAAGATGTAGAATATAACTGGCTAAAATCTCCTACAGTAGTCCCTCAGGAGCAGAGTGCCAGTACCCCAGATTCCACTGCTACTATAGCCTGCACTACATCTAGTAGTGACACCGGAAAGAAAGATGTTTCCAAGACCCAGCCTCTCCCCTGTAATAACACATTTTCCTTCTCATCCAATAATTGTATTCTGGAATGTAAATCTTCACCTGTAATCTCATTTGAAGGCACTGTCAAAAGTACTTCCAACTCACTATCTTCCTCCTCGATGCTGTTTttatctaataataataaaagtgaaagtgaaaaaatgaaaatagaatCAATTGACAAAGCACATCTAGTTGTAGAAAAATCTACACCTCCAATATGTACAGTGGCCATATCTGAACTTACAAGTCCAAAGCGTAgcaattcttttttttcttttgacctATCTATGAACACTGAAACTGAAGACACGCTTGCTCAACAGAATTCTTTGTGTGGTCCAGCTGTAGTCAGCTCTCTATTTTCAACAGGCCTTCCTAGTAAAGAAAGCAATGTATTTTCCACTCATCCTAGTGTTGCATCAACTAAACCTCATATAGATGTGAAAgttgaagataatgtaaatattgCTAAAACCTATAAGTCACACCAAGATTTAGAAGAGATTTCTAGGAAAGAAGATGAACTTGACACTCTGCAGTTACAGAATGCAACTTGTCTTACTCCAGTGACATGTGGTGATACATTTTTGGGAGGCTCGGCACATGCAGTAGATAAAGAACGTGAAACACTAAATCATTCAGATTCTGATATAGAAGAGCTAAGTCAAACATCAATGTCTAGTGACTGGAGCAGTGCATCAGAATATTTTTTGGTTGCAGAAGACAAAATAACAGCTATTGAAAAACCGGGTACATGCACCGTAGAGAATGAAACGGAAGAGAATTCCCTTCAAG GACAGGAAATTAAGTCTACATCCATACAGAACAGTTGGTCAGAAATGTAA